Proteins found in one Paenibacillus dendritiformis genomic segment:
- the dinG gene encoding ATP-dependent DNA helicase DinG, which yields MRFAVLDFETTGNQPSDEIIQIGLVVLGHDLNVEQQYHTLVRPKVSIPEFITNLTGISDRDVQDAPDLDEAMTGMVPLLSDVVLVGHNVGFDYQYLRQGLEQTGYLPFTGRILDTIELLRILFPSLPSYQLGSVAHDFGIAHDRPHQADSDALATADIFRRCMEAIDDLPLLTLQGIVDVFGDHEERDLKWLLAEKLSERERNMASWEEEGYFPHRQLMLKQDDWTDTPPPRDVSADNPLSGKSFRQFLDEVKQRMEAMLDHYEPRASQEQMFNEVMECLDEDKHLLIEAGTGTGKSLGYLLPALYHSVLHEKKVVVSTHTINLQEQLRQRDVPLLEQIVPFSFKVSILKGRSHYLCLRKFEHKISNREFVHARDDSITAAQLLVWLSRTEHGDDEELHLVHKGPEFWDSVSSDSDSCLNRSCPWFRRCFYHRSKNNANLSDIVITNHSLLFTDVMADHRLLPGYEHLVVDEAHHFEETAGKHLGTNLQYFSLIHPLTRLFKDSKSGALVVLQQRLRLSGHEKALIWAEGIDKLLQQIVDVKEQWDRLHDMLYQLLPSGEAGQFEGGQTVLRLPAGERPESWPEAVELEKSIHTRLSDIVRSGEKLVNEWKEADDDELEGVIVDISGLLKDVGQVRDDFRLFMQGSDPETVYWMEGNTQFKFKSLQMYAVPVDVSDALNRYFFEPKKSVILTSATLSVDKSFQFVQEQIGLTEAANDGRLHTVILPSPFNYREQALVVIPRDFPSVKGSSDAVFNETLAKSIGDVALVTRGRMLVLFTSYRMLRDVYEPLKEALSASGIQVLGQGIDSGNRSKLTRRFREQPASVLLGTSSFWEGVDIPGDALTCLAIVRLPFQPPNHPLVEAKCDRLKRQKQNPFRKYSVPQAVIRFKQGFGRLVRTAQDKGIVIVYDTRVIETSYGKHFLYSLPGPKMEHMANVQLVPRIEAWLSEHEK from the coding sequence ATGAGATTTGCTGTGTTGGATTTTGAGACGACGGGCAATCAGCCCAGCGATGAAATTATACAGATTGGCCTTGTCGTTCTGGGGCATGATCTGAACGTAGAACAACAATACCACACCCTGGTTCGTCCGAAGGTAAGCATACCCGAATTCATTACGAATCTTACGGGCATCTCCGACAGGGATGTTCAGGATGCGCCAGATCTGGACGAGGCCATGACCGGGATGGTGCCGCTGCTGAGCGACGTGGTCCTGGTCGGCCACAATGTCGGCTTCGATTACCAATATTTGCGGCAGGGGCTGGAACAGACCGGTTATTTGCCATTCACCGGACGGATATTGGACACGATCGAACTGCTTCGTATTTTGTTTCCTTCGCTTCCTTCCTATCAGCTAGGTTCCGTAGCTCATGATTTCGGCATTGCCCATGACAGGCCTCATCAGGCGGACAGCGATGCGCTTGCGACAGCGGACATCTTCCGCCGCTGCATGGAAGCCATTGATGACTTGCCTCTGCTTACGCTGCAAGGCATCGTCGATGTGTTCGGGGATCACGAAGAACGCGATTTGAAGTGGCTGCTGGCGGAGAAGCTAAGCGAGCGGGAGCGGAATATGGCAAGCTGGGAGGAGGAAGGCTACTTCCCCCACCGCCAATTGATGCTCAAGCAGGACGATTGGACCGACACGCCGCCGCCTCGCGACGTGTCCGCAGACAATCCGCTGTCCGGGAAGTCGTTCCGCCAATTTCTTGATGAAGTGAAGCAGCGGATGGAAGCGATGCTTGATCATTATGAGCCTCGCGCCTCGCAGGAGCAGATGTTCAACGAAGTGATGGAATGTCTCGATGAGGACAAGCATTTGCTGATTGAAGCCGGGACGGGAACGGGCAAGTCGCTCGGTTATTTGCTGCCGGCTCTGTATCACAGCGTTCTTCATGAGAAGAAGGTGGTCGTCAGCACCCATACGATCAACCTGCAGGAGCAGCTGAGACAGCGCGATGTGCCGCTTCTGGAGCAGATTGTTCCTTTTTCGTTCAAAGTATCGATACTAAAAGGCCGCAGTCACTATTTGTGTTTGCGTAAATTTGAACATAAAATAAGTAACAGAGAGTTCGTTCACGCAAGAGATGACAGCATTACAGCAGCGCAGCTGCTCGTATGGCTTAGCCGGACGGAGCATGGAGATGACGAGGAGCTTCATCTCGTGCACAAAGGGCCCGAGTTCTGGGATTCGGTATCCAGCGACAGCGATTCCTGCCTGAACCGTTCCTGTCCTTGGTTCCGCCGCTGCTTCTATCACCGGTCCAAAAATAACGCGAACCTCTCCGATATCGTCATTACAAACCATTCGTTATTGTTTACCGACGTGATGGCGGACCATCGTCTGCTGCCGGGCTATGAGCATCTCGTCGTTGACGAGGCGCATCATTTCGAGGAGACGGCCGGCAAGCACCTGGGGACGAATTTGCAATATTTTTCACTCATTCACCCGCTTACCCGGCTGTTCAAAGACAGCAAGAGCGGCGCTCTTGTCGTGCTTCAACAGCGGCTCCGGCTGTCAGGCCATGAGAAAGCGCTTATCTGGGCCGAAGGGATCGATAAGCTGCTGCAGCAGATCGTCGATGTGAAGGAGCAGTGGGATCGGTTGCATGACATGCTGTATCAGCTGCTTCCTTCCGGGGAAGCCGGCCAATTCGAGGGCGGGCAGACAGTGCTGCGCCTCCCGGCCGGCGAGCGTCCGGAGAGCTGGCCCGAAGCGGTAGAGCTGGAGAAATCGATCCACACCCGTCTCAGCGATATCGTGCGCTCGGGCGAGAAGCTGGTCAATGAGTGGAAAGAGGCCGATGACGACGAGCTGGAGGGCGTCATCGTCGATATTAGCGGGCTGCTGAAGGATGTAGGCCAGGTCCGCGACGATTTCCGGCTGTTCATGCAAGGATCGGATCCGGAGACGGTCTACTGGATGGAGGGCAACACGCAGTTCAAGTTCAAGTCGCTGCAAATGTACGCCGTGCCGGTTGACGTGAGCGACGCGCTGAACCGTTATTTCTTCGAGCCGAAGAAGAGCGTCATCCTCACTTCGGCCACGCTGTCCGTAGATAAGTCCTTCCAGTTCGTGCAGGAGCAAATCGGGCTGACGGAGGCCGCCAACGACGGCAGGCTGCATACGGTCATTCTGCCTTCCCCGTTCAATTACCGGGAGCAGGCGCTGGTCGTTATCCCGCGTGATTTCCCCAGCGTCAAAGGCTCATCCGACGCGGTCTTCAATGAGACGCTCGCGAAGTCGATCGGGGATGTGGCGCTCGTCACGCGCGGCAGAATGCTCGTCCTGTTCACCTCGTACCGCATGCTCCGGGATGTGTACGAGCCGCTGAAGGAAGCGCTGAGCGCAAGCGGCATCCAGGTGCTGGGCCAAGGCATCGACAGCGGGAACCGCAGCAAGCTGACGCGCCGCTTCCGGGAGCAGCCGGCCTCCGTGCTGCTCGGTACGAGCAGCTTCTGGGAAGGGGTCGACATACCCGGCGACGCGCTCACCTGTCTCGCCATTGTCCGGCTGCCATTCCAGCCGCCGAACCACCCGCTCGTCGAAGCCAAATGCGATCGGCTGAAGCGCCAGAAGCAGAACCCGTTCCGCAAATATTCGGTTCCGCAGGCGGTCATCCGCTTCAAGCAGGGCTTCGGACGCCTTGTGCGGACCGCTCAGGACAAAGGCATCGTCATCGTATACGATACGCGGGTCATTGAGACGAGCTACGGCAAACATTTCTTATATTCGCTTCCTGGGCCGAAGATGGAGCACATGGCCAATGTGCAGCTGGTGCCCAGAATCGAAGCGTGGTTAAGCGAACACGAAAAATAG
- a CDS encoding tetratricopeptide repeat protein, giving the protein MLQQVFATMNEVLDELIRQYPQSTGERKQELDRQLKVLSTMSDYIVEEWLRFEEKLASLRPHSPNDVIEAQPQPTLPDFTDPFQRGQGYYMLMMYDEAVKHLEAAATIRPDHIDSRIYLAMSYLHLGRNQEAGHHFQLIIPLTESKCLKAIAYNALGCISAEQRDLSKAKEYFSKAHLLDPSLPEPVLNLKACLSDGDHLQYGGEWIHMP; this is encoded by the coding sequence GTGCTGCAACAAGTATTCGCGACGATGAATGAAGTGCTGGATGAGTTAATTCGCCAGTATCCCCAATCGACGGGAGAGCGCAAGCAGGAATTGGACCGGCAATTGAAGGTGCTGTCCACCATGAGCGATTACATCGTGGAGGAGTGGCTTCGGTTCGAGGAGAAGCTCGCCTCGCTGCGTCCGCACAGTCCTAACGACGTGATCGAGGCGCAGCCGCAGCCGACACTGCCCGATTTTACGGATCCGTTCCAGCGCGGTCAGGGGTACTACATGCTGATGATGTATGATGAAGCCGTCAAGCATTTGGAAGCGGCGGCAACGATAAGGCCGGACCATATCGACAGCCGCATTTATTTGGCCATGAGTTATTTGCATCTGGGCCGGAATCAGGAAGCGGGACATCATTTTCAACTCATCATTCCTCTGACCGAGAGCAAATGCCTCAAAGCGATCGCTTACAATGCCTTGGGGTGCATCAGCGCCGAGCAGCGAGATCTTTCCAAAGCGAAGGAATACTTCAGCAAAGCGCATCTGCTTGATCCTTCACTGCCAGAGCCTGTTTTGAACTTGAAAGCGTGTCTGTCGGATGGCGATCATTTGCAATATGGCGGTGAGTGGATTCACATGCCGTAA
- the panD gene encoding aspartate 1-decarboxylase — MFREMMKSKIHRATVTEANLNYVGSITIDEHLMELADIWANEKVQIVNNYNGARLETYVIPGPRHSGVICLNGAAARLVQPGDNVIIISYASMTDEEARSYTPKIVFVDGDNKPVELMAGTEAHATIK, encoded by the coding sequence ATGTTCCGTGAAATGATGAAATCGAAAATCCACCGCGCTACGGTGACGGAGGCTAACTTGAATTATGTGGGCAGCATTACGATCGACGAGCATCTGATGGAGTTGGCCGACATTTGGGCCAATGAGAAAGTGCAGATTGTCAATAATTACAACGGCGCCCGTCTGGAAACTTACGTCATCCCGGGTCCGCGCCATTCCGGTGTCATCTGCTTGAACGGGGCGGCGGCGCGCCTGGTTCAGCCCGGAGACAACGTCATTATTATTTCGTATGCGTCGATGACCGACGAAGAAGCGCGCTCCTATACGCCGAAAATCGTGTTCGTCGATGGGGACAACAAGCCGGTGGAATTGATGGCCGGAACGGAAGCCCACGCGACGATCAAGTAA
- the panC gene encoding pantoate--beta-alanine ligase: MITVRTIAELRTAVRRLRQEAEQQSDRAEVGFVPTMGYLHEGHASLMRQAKEQCAVTVLSIFVNPIQFGPNEDLAQYPRDEERDLKLAASLGIDIVFIPSPEEMYPQPTKTTIHVREVTEPLCGASRPGHFDGVTTVVAKLFHIVKPDRAYFGMKDAQQVAVIQQMVDDLNFDVAIVPCPIVREADGLALSSRNVYLSGEEREQALGLSRSLRMAEEWLREEPGLTAEEVKSRIRQVIGQAPLADIDYVDILTFPALQALPSDEPVGHAGSDVLIALAVRFGRTRLIDNRLFSRQGGRLCSVK, encoded by the coding sequence ATGATCACCGTACGGACCATCGCCGAACTGCGGACCGCGGTCCGCAGGCTGCGGCAGGAAGCGGAACAGCAATCGGACCGGGCGGAGGTCGGATTCGTCCCGACGATGGGCTATCTTCACGAAGGCCATGCCAGTCTGATGCGGCAGGCGAAGGAGCAGTGCGCGGTCACGGTGCTGAGCATCTTCGTGAATCCGATTCAATTCGGGCCGAACGAGGATCTGGCCCAGTATCCGCGCGATGAGGAGCGGGATCTGAAGCTTGCCGCTTCGCTTGGCATCGATATCGTCTTTATTCCGTCCCCGGAAGAGATGTATCCGCAGCCGACGAAGACGACGATTCATGTGCGCGAAGTGACCGAGCCGCTGTGCGGCGCGTCCCGCCCGGGCCATTTCGACGGCGTGACGACCGTTGTCGCGAAGCTGTTCCATATCGTCAAGCCCGATCGGGCCTACTTCGGCATGAAGGATGCGCAGCAGGTGGCCGTCATTCAACAGATGGTGGACGACCTGAACTTCGATGTCGCAATCGTGCCTTGCCCGATTGTGCGGGAAGCGGACGGGCTCGCGCTTAGCTCGCGCAATGTGTACTTGAGCGGGGAAGAGCGCGAGCAGGCGCTCGGCTTATCCCGCTCGCTCCGCATGGCGGAGGAATGGCTTCGGGAAGAGCCCGGGCTCACGGCGGAAGAAGTAAAGTCCCGCATCCGGCAGGTCATCGGCCAGGCGCCGCTCGCGGACATTGATTACGTTGACATATTGACGTTCCCGGCGCTGCAGGCGCTGCCTTCCGATGAACCGGTCGGCCATGCAGGGAGCGACGTGCTTATCGCGCTGGCGGTCCGCTTCGGGCGAACGCGCTTAATCGACAACCGGCTGTTCAGCCGCCAAGGAGGACGCTTATGTTCCGTGAAATGA
- the panB gene encoding 3-methyl-2-oxobutanoate hydroxymethyltransferase has product MYEMATQPLSIVKMKAMKGRGEKLAMVTAYDYPSAQLAEAAGVDLILVGDSLGNVVLGYDSTLPVTLDDMVYHSRAVRRGASRTFIVTDMPFMTYHGSMSDTLAGVRRIMQEGHAHAVKMEGGKEIAATVEACVQAGVPVLGHIGLTPQSVHQIGGYRIQGKTAEDANRLLEDALALEKAGAFAMVLELVTAQVAAYITERLSIPTIGIGAGAGCDGQVLVFHDLLRYTADYREKRFVKTYADIGAMIQEGIGAYVREVKEGAFPAEGHSFTADEEVQVQLYGHAGKEEGDVR; this is encoded by the coding sequence ATGTACGAGATGGCAACACAACCGTTAAGCATTGTGAAAATGAAGGCGATGAAGGGGCGCGGGGAGAAGCTGGCTATGGTGACGGCGTATGATTACCCGTCGGCTCAATTGGCGGAAGCGGCTGGCGTCGATTTGATACTCGTCGGCGATTCCCTCGGCAACGTCGTGCTCGGCTATGACTCGACGCTGCCGGTCACGCTCGACGATATGGTGTATCATTCGCGCGCCGTACGGCGGGGCGCGTCCCGCACCTTCATCGTGACAGATATGCCGTTCATGACGTACCACGGCAGCATGTCGGACACGCTGGCCGGTGTCCGCCGCATTATGCAGGAAGGCCATGCCCATGCGGTCAAAATGGAGGGCGGCAAGGAGATCGCCGCCACGGTCGAAGCATGCGTGCAAGCGGGGGTGCCCGTCCTGGGCCATATCGGCTTGACGCCGCAATCGGTGCATCAGATCGGCGGCTACCGCATTCAAGGCAAGACGGCCGAGGATGCGAACCGCCTGCTGGAGGATGCCCTGGCGCTGGAGAAGGCCGGCGCCTTCGCGATGGTGCTCGAGCTGGTGACGGCGCAGGTGGCGGCTTATATTACGGAGCGGCTCTCGATTCCGACGATCGGCATCGGGGCGGGCGCGGGCTGCGACGGCCAGGTGCTCGTGTTCCATGATCTGCTGCGCTATACGGCGGATTACCGCGAGAAGCGGTTCGTCAAAACCTATGCCGACATCGGCGCCATGATTCAAGAGGGAATCGGCGCTTATGTGCGAGAGGTGAAGGAGGGAGCCTTCCCGGCGGAAGGTCATTCGTTCACGGCCGATGAAGAAGTGCAGGTTCAATTGTACGGGCATGCCGGCAAGGAAGAGGGGGATGTCCGATGA
- a CDS encoding biotin--[acetyl-CoA-carboxylase] ligase produces MNQKLLDWFREHPDQYISGEELSRRLQITRTAVWKQINVLRAKGYAFDAVPKLGYRLVTQPTRLDEAALLSKLAPGTFGNRLRILEKTESTQNEAAAWAKEGVPEGAVVLAEEQTGGRGRQGHVWHSPAGKGVWMSIILRPRIPLPYTPHLTLLGAVAMFRAMKKLTSAPLGIKWPNDILADGKKVAGILLESAAEDERLLYVIAGIGISVNLDSADFPEELQERATSLKIVTGQEVDRASLVAACLQELEQLYRLYEEEGFAPIRTLWEAQSITLGRQMTIDTPQGPLQGVAVGLDQSGALLLKDKTGTVQKVFSGDVHFSG; encoded by the coding sequence ATGAATCAAAAATTACTGGACTGGTTCCGGGAACATCCGGATCAATATATTTCCGGCGAGGAATTAAGCCGCCGGCTCCAGATTACGCGGACGGCCGTATGGAAGCAGATCAACGTCCTCCGCGCCAAGGGCTACGCCTTCGACGCCGTGCCGAAGCTCGGGTACCGGCTCGTGACCCAGCCGACCCGGCTCGATGAAGCGGCCCTGCTCAGCAAGCTGGCGCCGGGCACCTTCGGCAACCGGCTGCGCATCCTGGAGAAGACGGAGTCGACGCAGAACGAAGCGGCCGCCTGGGCGAAGGAAGGCGTGCCCGAGGGCGCGGTCGTGCTGGCGGAGGAGCAGACGGGCGGCCGGGGCCGCCAGGGGCATGTCTGGCATTCGCCGGCAGGCAAGGGCGTCTGGATGAGCATCATCCTGCGCCCCCGCATTCCGCTGCCGTATACGCCGCATCTGACGCTGCTCGGGGCGGTGGCTATGTTCCGGGCGATGAAGAAGCTGACGTCAGCCCCGCTCGGCATCAAATGGCCGAACGACATCTTGGCCGACGGCAAAAAAGTGGCCGGCATTCTGCTCGAGTCGGCCGCCGAGGACGAGCGGCTGCTCTATGTGATTGCCGGCATCGGCATCAGCGTCAACCTGGACAGCGCCGACTTCCCGGAGGAGCTGCAAGAGCGGGCGACGTCCTTGAAGATCGTAACGGGCCAGGAAGTGGACCGGGCGTCGCTGGTGGCAGCATGCCTGCAGGAGCTGGAGCAGCTGTACCGGCTGTATGAGGAGGAAGGGTTCGCGCCCATCCGCACGCTATGGGAGGCGCAGAGCATCACGCTGGGCCGTCAGATGACCATCGATACCCCGCAAGGGCCGCTGCAGGGCGTCGCGGTAGGACTGGATCAATCCGGCGCCCTGCTGCTGAAGGACAAGACGGGAACGGTGCAAAAAGTTTTTTCCGGAGATGTGCATTTTTCCGGGTGA
- a CDS encoding CCA tRNA nucleotidyltransferase has translation MKCHPEEELLYAEAEQVMRHLLDAGHEAYIVGGSVRDRLLGRPIGDIDIATSALPEQVTALFRRVVPTGLAHGTVTVVMDHYTYEVTTFRKESAYEDHRRPEEVEFIDDLEEDLRRRDFTINAMALDIEGRLRDPFGGRDDLERRLIRCVGDPETRFREDALRMLRGVRFASLLGGRIAKSTWRALLRQRETLGYVAMERVRDELWKLTAGADPARGWAMLARSGLLRYAKEPLGALAGPAPDGWPRLLCALGSVAGPELRFAALLLGLAAGEAEAKRIVQALRFSGAQQDAVLGVLRAEARLAAGGEAALSGPGGERAWRRAYAEALYACGEDALRGWHACRRALAGVPEERLAPFLRDGEAWLQRIAVRRLPDIALTGGDLLQAADRPAGPWLREALEAAWLAVALGDVPNERDKLRKYVEKEWKRE, from the coding sequence ATGAAATGCCATCCTGAAGAAGAGTTGCTGTATGCGGAGGCGGAGCAAGTGATGCGCCACCTGCTGGACGCGGGGCATGAAGCTTATATTGTCGGAGGCTCCGTGCGGGACAGGCTGCTTGGCCGGCCGATTGGCGACATTGATATCGCCACCTCGGCCCTTCCGGAGCAGGTAACGGCGTTATTCCGCCGCGTCGTGCCTACAGGGCTCGCACACGGGACAGTGACGGTCGTTATGGATCATTATACTTATGAAGTGACGACATTCCGCAAGGAGTCGGCCTACGAGGATCATCGGCGGCCCGAAGAAGTCGAGTTCATCGACGATCTGGAGGAGGATCTCCGGCGCCGCGACTTCACGATCAACGCGATGGCGCTTGATATTGAGGGCCGTCTGCGCGATCCGTTCGGCGGCCGTGACGATCTGGAGCGGCGCCTCATCCGCTGCGTCGGCGATCCGGAGACGCGCTTCCGCGAGGACGCCTTGCGGATGCTGCGGGGCGTCCGGTTCGCGTCGCTGCTGGGCGGACGCATCGCCAAGTCGACGTGGCGGGCGCTTCTCCGCCAGCGGGAGACGCTGGGCTACGTCGCGATGGAACGCGTGCGCGACGAGCTGTGGAAGCTGACCGCGGGAGCCGATCCGGCCCGCGGGTGGGCTATGCTGGCGCGCAGCGGGCTCTTGCGCTATGCGAAGGAGCCGCTCGGCGCGCTGGCGGGGCCTGCGCCGGACGGCTGGCCGCGGCTCTTGTGCGCGCTCGGGTCCGTGGCTGGACCCGAGCTGCGCTTCGCCGCGCTGCTGCTCGGCCTGGCGGCCGGCGAGGCGGAAGCGAAGCGCATCGTGCAGGCGCTTCGCTTCTCGGGCGCGCAGCAGGACGCGGTGCTCGGCGTCCTGCGCGCGGAGGCGCGGCTGGCGGCCGGAGGCGAGGCCGCCCTGTCCGGGCCCGGCGGCGAGCGCGCCTGGCGCCGGGCCTACGCGGAGGCGCTCTACGCCTGCGGCGAGGACGCGCTCCGCGGATGGCATGCCTGCCGCCGGGCGCTGGCCGGCGTGCCGGAGGAGCGGCTTGCGCCGTTCCTGCGGGACGGCGAAGCCTGGCTCCAGCGCATCGCCGTCCGCCGCTTGCCGGATATCGCCCTGACGGGCGGGGATCTGCTGCAAGCGGCGGACCGGCCGGCCGGGCCGTGGCTTCGCGAGGCGCTCGAAGCCGCCTGGCTCGCCGTCGCGCTCGGCGACGTGCCGAACGAGCGCGACAAGCTTAGGAAATACGTGGAGAAAGAGTGGAAGCGAGAATGA
- the bshA gene encoding N-acetyl-alpha-D-glucosaminyl L-malate synthase BshA, whose product MKEGLKIGITCYPSLGGSGVVATELGKLLAERGHQVHFITHNIPFRLGSGFLKNIYYHEVDVNDYYVFRYPPYDLSLANKMAQVANMQQLDVLHVHYAVPHAVCAYLAKQMSHPDLKVVTTLHGTDITVLAQDESLKDMIRFAINESDAVTAVSQDLIKETRELLEITRPIDLTYNFVDKRIYYPRDITQLRAEFAYPFEKILMHISNFRPVKRVADVVDIFYRVQQEVAARLVFVGEGPDMPKVQCKIREMGLEDRVHFLGKQDEIAQVISMADCLLLPSEKESFGLVALEAMACGVPTIGSEAGGIPELVKHGETGFLAPIGDTEAMADYAIQLLSQPQLARTMREACLHRARHDFCNDLITWEYEKIYYRVLGQEVGIPKPVC is encoded by the coding sequence TTGAAGGAAGGACTGAAAATCGGAATTACCTGCTATCCGTCTCTCGGGGGCTCCGGCGTCGTTGCGACCGAGCTAGGCAAGCTTCTGGCGGAGCGCGGACATCAAGTGCACTTTATCACCCATAATATTCCATTCCGCCTCGGATCCGGGTTCTTGAAGAACATCTACTATCATGAAGTGGATGTCAACGATTATTATGTCTTTCGCTATCCGCCCTATGATTTGTCGCTGGCGAATAAAATGGCGCAGGTGGCCAATATGCAGCAGCTCGACGTGCTGCATGTTCATTACGCCGTGCCGCACGCGGTGTGCGCCTACTTGGCCAAACAGATGTCCCATCCGGATCTGAAGGTCGTCACGACGCTGCACGGGACGGATATTACGGTTCTCGCCCAGGATGAATCGCTCAAGGATATGATCCGGTTCGCCATCAATGAAAGTGATGCGGTTACTGCCGTCTCCCAGGATTTGATCAAAGAAACGCGGGAGCTGCTGGAGATTACCCGCCCGATCGATTTGACCTACAACTTCGTTGACAAGCGCATCTACTATCCGCGGGATATCACGCAGCTTCGCGCTGAATTCGCTTATCCGTTCGAAAAAATCTTGATGCATATTTCGAATTTCCGTCCGGTGAAGCGGGTGGCGGATGTCGTGGATATTTTTTATCGCGTGCAACAGGAGGTTGCCGCCCGTCTCGTCTTCGTCGGCGAAGGACCGGATATGCCGAAGGTGCAGTGCAAGATCCGGGAGATGGGACTGGAGGACAGAGTTCACTTTCTCGGTAAGCAGGATGAAATCGCCCAAGTCATCTCGATGGCCGATTGCTTGCTGCTTCCTTCGGAGAAAGAGAGCTTCGGCCTGGTCGCGCTCGAAGCAATGGCTTGCGGCGTGCCGACGATCGGCTCGGAGGCCGGAGGCATTCCGGAGCTGGTGAAGCATGGAGAGACCGGATTCCTCGCTCCGATCGGGGATACGGAAGCGATGGCGGATTACGCCATTCAGCTGCTGAGCCAGCCGCAGCTCGCCCGGACGATGCGCGAGGCGTGTCTGCATCGGGCTCGTCACGATTTCTGTAATGATCTGATCACATGGGAATACGAAAAAATATATTACCGGGTGCTCGGGCAAGAGGTCGGCATACCGAAGCCCGTCTGTTAA
- the bshB1 gene encoding bacillithiol biosynthesis deacetylase BshB1, with the protein MNELDILAFGAHADDVEIGMAGTIAKHTKLGFRVGICDLTEAEMSSNGTVERRRGEAQQAGAILGLAVRDNLKLPDRGLELRREHIDAVVGAIRRYRPRIVFMPYWEDRHPDHIQCSRIVQEAIFNAKLRRYMPDMPAHTVGQVFYYFINDIAPAQILVDVTDVYEEKRMALRAYSSQFVRPSGTDDVVLTPLNQGYVERVEARDALLGQARGFAMAEGFAMKGPYAVSAFL; encoded by the coding sequence ATGAACGAGCTGGATATCCTTGCCTTCGGCGCGCATGCGGACGATGTGGAGATCGGGATGGCGGGCACGATCGCCAAGCATACGAAGCTCGGATTCCGTGTCGGCATCTGCGATCTGACAGAGGCGGAGATGTCCTCGAACGGAACGGTCGAGCGGCGGCGCGGGGAGGCGCAGCAGGCAGGCGCCATTCTTGGCCTGGCGGTCCGCGATAATCTGAAGCTGCCTGACAGGGGACTGGAGCTCCGGCGCGAGCATATCGATGCGGTCGTCGGCGCGATCCGCCGCTATCGTCCACGCATCGTGTTCATGCCTTACTGGGAGGATCGCCACCCGGATCATATTCAATGCAGCCGCATTGTGCAGGAAGCGATTTTCAATGCGAAGCTCCGCCGGTATATGCCTGATATGCCCGCCCATACGGTGGGGCAGGTTTTTTATTACTTCATTAATGATATCGCTCCCGCCCAGATTCTGGTCGATGTGACGGATGTGTATGAAGAGAAGCGCATGGCGCTGCGCGCCTATTCTTCTCAATTCGTCCGGCCAAGCGGCACGGACGATGTTGTCTTAACACCGCTCAATCAAGGGTACGTGGAACGGGTCGAGGCGAGAGACGCTCTGCTTGGGCAGGCCAGAGGCTTTGCCATGGCCGAAGGCTTTGCTATGAAGGGGCCGTACGCCGTTTCCGCCTTTTTATAA
- the mgsA gene encoding methylglyoxal synthase → MYKIAFIAHDRKKDEMVNFVMAYESVFHGHQLYSTGTTGLRIMENTDLDIHRFQSGPLGGDQQIGALVAENEMDLIIFLRDPLMAQPHEPDIIALLRLCDVQGIPVATNVASAEILVKALQRGDFAWRELSHKYKPGVEE, encoded by the coding sequence ATGTACAAAATCGCATTTATCGCACATGACCGGAAAAAAGACGAAATGGTCAATTTCGTGATGGCGTATGAAAGTGTATTCCACGGGCACCAATTGTACTCGACTGGCACGACGGGGCTTCGCATTATGGAGAATACCGATTTGGACATCCACCGCTTCCAATCGGGACCGCTCGGCGGTGATCAGCAGATTGGCGCACTGGTCGCCGAGAACGAGATGGATCTCATTATTTTCCTGCGAGATCCGTTAATGGCCCAGCCGCATGAGCCGGATATTATCGCGCTGCTTCGTCTCTGCGACGTGCAGGGCATTCCGGTGGCAACCAATGTGGCTTCAGCGGAAATTTTGGTCAAGGCGCTGCAGCGCGGCGATTTTGCATGGCGGGAATTGTCTCATAAATACAAGCCGGGAGTGGAAGAGTAA